Below is a genomic region from Oscillatoria sp. FACHB-1407.
TACGACTGGGTTTTGAGTCATCATCAATTGTTTTAAGACTGGATTTCCCTCAATGGGCACCAGTGATTGGGGCAACTGTTGCCGATGGGGAGGTATCTCATCATCACCTCTGCCCAACCCCGACAAATCATTCCAGGTAGGTGTGCTGCCGTTGTTGCTGTGAATGGGCGACCCGTATCCTCCGTTTTCATCCTGAGAGGCATCGTGCAACCCGACACACTGCACAAACTCGTCTCCTTCCGTCCACAGTGACAGAGCACAGCCATCTGCGTGCATTGCCTGACCCAACTCCTGGGTGATGGCGGCAAAAATATGCTGTGGATCGAGGCTAGAGCGAATTGCCGTTGTGATACTGTTGACCAGTGTTTCCCGTTTTGCCAGGGCTCTGACCTGCTCATAAGCACGCGCCTGAGACAACGCCAGGGCAGCCTGGTCTGCCACCATCACCACCAGTTGCACTTCATCGTCTTGCCAGAGCCGGGGTTGATAACACTGGTGCATCACCAGTACCGCCATCAATTCCTGTTGACAAATCAACGGCACGACCAGGCTAGAGCGGATTTTGGCTTCCTCATAGGCTTGTTGGCGCAGTTGCACCTCGACACTGTCGTCCTGATTAAACTCAGCAGTGTTGACATCTGGAATCACCTGCACGTCGCGAGTTTCCCACACGGTGTGGGCTAGTTGGCTAAGATTCCAGCGTTTTGGGGTGGGTTCGTCGGGGGTGTAGTGCTCCTTGACCCGACGCGAGGTGTAAACAAACAACTCATCGCTCATCCGGTTGTCGTGCAAGGGGCGCAGCAGGCAACAATCGACCTCAAACATGTGCCCCACCGTTTCCACGATGGTCTGTAAAATTTGCCGATAACTTAATGCACTGCGAATGGTGTTGGTGACGGCATTCAGCAACGATTCCTGACGCAGGGTTCGACGCAATTCTTGAGTCCGAGCTTTTAACACGTTGTGGGTGTCAACTGCCTGCCGCACAACGGCTTTTAGCTCTTCGTCGTCCCACGGTTTGGTGACGTATTTGAAAACCTTACCGGAGTTAATCGCTTCAACCAGATCTCCCACATCGGTGTAGCCAGTCAGGATAATCCGAATGATGTCTGGATATTGGGTTGCCGTCAGACTGAGAAACTCAGTCCCGCTCATGGAGGGCATCCGCTGATCGGAGATAATGACAGCCACTTCACCCTCTTTTGCGAGGATATCCAAAGCAATAGGACCGCTCTCCGCTCGCAACACCTTAAACTCACGGTGAAATGTGCGATAGAGCAGATCCAAATTGTCTGGTTCATCATCGACGACCAGAATTTTAGGCTTTGTATCACTCAGGGATGTCATGCACCGCTCTCCTGATGCGGGGGCAGCTTGATGAAACACAATTGTGCGGTTGAGCCTGGACTTGACTGCAAAGTGTGGAACCCATTTGACTCGGTTTGATGAGACATCTGGCTTGACTTCTGTTGTATCTCTAATGGGAGATGATTGACCAACCTAAGACAACCGACTGTCTATCCGCAACGCACCCCAATTCACAAGAACTCGAAAGTAGGCTTGAGCCGTAACCAGTCACCTGAATCTATGAATATAGCCGTTGTTTATAGAGCGGTGTACTGTCTGAATGCCTTTCACTTTCCATAATAGGTGTAAGATTCACCTTTATATTGCATTGTGCATTAGTTATGACAATAGAATATGTGATAAAAATTGCCAAACTTGGGTTCCAGAGACGCGATTTTGAGATTGATGGTTTCAGATAAGTATCATTACTCACCTTCTTGATTTATCAAGATCAAACGTGTGCATTTGATCGTGAGCCACAATGAATAGAAGTAGCTGCGATCGCCACCTGATCTGACTTCTGGAACAGCTCTGACCCAGCTACCACGATTCAGGGGATGTGATTTTGATATCAGCCAATATAGACAAAAGTCGATATATATCAGTGAAAATCGGTGCAATAAATAATGATCTTGAGGATTTTGAAACCCATTCTTCTATACCTTCATCGAACTCGCCTCCTGACCCGGTTGAAACTTCATATCAGTTTTTATTTTAATCAACTCCTAAAACTAATTTTGACCGACCTGGCTTTGAAATACACCCCCTCGGTTAAACTCTCAGGACTAGAATAGGGGTATCCCTCCGATTGACTGGGATTTCGCCCCTTAGCCACCATCCTGGGGCTTATGCATTTTTATTGGAGAGGCTGTGAATAGCGTTTGTGAGGATTCCCCGTTTTTGATCCGGGGAGCACGCCAACAAGATCTTGGAAGCTTAGCCGAAGTTCTAACCCACAGTTTTCATACCAGGGATGGGGTGTTGGGTTTGATGTATCCGTTGTTGCGGCTTGGTATCTATGAAGATTTGCGAACTCGCCTGCGGACTCAGGCTCCCCACTATGCCTGCATTGTTGCAGTCAAGCGATCGCCCCTGGCAGAGTCCTTCACACGGGTCAACAATCCAGTCGTCGCTTCCATCACCGAAGCCCTGGCAGGCACTGTTGAGATTGGCTTACGCACCCAACCTCCCTGGCATGTTCGCAGTCAGCAGTATCTCTATCTTTCAAATCTTGCCGTTGGCAAGGAATTTCGGCGGCAGGGTGTGGCATTCCAACTGTTGAGAGCCTGCGAACGGATTGCTCTCGACTGGGGGTACAGAGACTTGTATTTGCACGTTTTGGAGAATAATCAGCCTGCTCGACAACTCTATCTCAAAGCGGGATACCAGATTCAGCGCGAAGAATCTGGGCTGGGCAACTGGTTTTTGGGGCAACCCAAGCAGTTGTTTTTGCATAAACATCTGAGTGGGTCATAGGAGGAGAGAAACGATTGATCGTGTTTCTCCCGTAGCCTATGACCCAACGACTTCTGCGCTCACCACCTTACCTTCCTCCACAACTGGGCGGTGCGATCGCCGATGGAGAGCACTATGGGGCAAGACACGCAGCACTTCCTCGACGGTCGTAATGCCGCTGGTGACTTTGGCGATCGCGGCAATACGGAAGGATTCAAATTGGCTCTCTTGTAAGTAACGATGCAGTTGGGTCATAGTGCCCTCGTAGATAATCTGACGGATGCGATCGTCTACATTCAGCAGTTCGATAATGGCTTCACGTCCCAAATAACCGGAGTTAAAGCACTTAGAGCAGCCTTTTCCTTTCCGCCAGGTGGTTGGGTTGGCGTGCTTGGGATGTAACTGTAAGATCTTCAGGTCTTTATCCGTTGGAGTGTAGGATTCAGCACAGTGGGGACAGACCCGACGGACGAGCCGTTGGGCGACGATTCCCAGGAGGGCATCGCTGATTAAGCCAGGGTCAGGACCAATGTCCTTGAGGCGAGGAATGGCACTGACGGCATCGTTGGTGTGCAGGGTTGTGAGTACCAGGTGTCCCGTGAGGGCAGCCCGAACTGCCGTTTCAGCGGTTTCAGCATCGCGGATCTCGCCCACCATGATGATGTCGGGGTCTTGCCGCAAGATGGCTCGTAGCCCTGCGGCAAAGGTCATCCCGGCAGGCTCATGAACCTGGGTTTGGGTGATGCGCGGCAGAATGTATTCCACCGGATCTTCGACCGTTACGACATTCACATACTCGGTGGCGATCGCCTGCAAGCTCGTATACAGGGTGCTGGTTTTGCCTGACCCGGTCGGACCCGTAAAGATCACCATCCCCTGGGGTTGCTGCAACCAGTGTTTGTAGGTCACCAACGCTTTTGGGGTGAAGCCCAGTTCATCCATACAGGTAAACGGGTTTTCGCGAGGCAACAAGCGAATTACCGCCTTTTCACCCCCCATACAGGGAAGGGTGCTGACCCGCATATCCAGTCCTAGATCTCCCTCCTGACCAGCGGTGTAGCGTTCCCCAATGCGGGCATCCTGGGGGCGACGGCTCTCAGCGATGTCCATATCTGACATGACTTTGAGGGCAACAATGCAGCGACGGCTAATTTCCAGGGGCAGGGTAGTGATGTCTCGCAAAATGCCGTCGATCCGATAGCGCACCCGCAACCCCTCGGTGGTTGGTTCCAGGTGGATATCGCTCGCCCGATTTCGCAATGCCCCGGAAATAATGGTCTTGATTTTGCTAATCTGGTCGGCTGCCTTCGACAGGTAAAGCTCTGTGACTTCGGCAATGTTTTCTGCCTCCACCTCGCCCGTCAGGGGATTCACGAGTGGATTGGCACTGATGCGGTTTTCGTCGAGATTGTAGGTGTGATACCAGGCGCGATAACTGCGATCGGCGATGGGAATGATTTTGATGTCGGTGAAGGTGCGATCGCTCAACTGCCGAATCTGCTCTGGAGGCAGCGACACTGGGCTACCCAGATAATAGCAATTGCGCCAGAGTAACAACGGCACCACTGGAGGCAGCAGGCTGGGGTCTGGAAACTCCCGCAAAAACCGATAACTAACTTCTCGATCGATGAGATAGAGATTGACGAGTCCCTGTTCATTGACAAGCAGTTTTAATGCTTGATCACAGGTAATTTCATTATTTCGTAGCCGTTTCCATGCTGACAAAACAACCGGAGCAGTCAGAGAGGTTTGCATAGGATGATGGAGTAAATCTCACGATCCAGAAACGATTCAGGAGGAAGTTGAGCGATCCCACTTCTGGGATATGACCGTAGCTTACCCAATTTGGCAGAAAGGCTGCACGAGGATGAGGGAATGGGTGTCGGCAGACGATCTTGGCCGCAAAGCGAATTGACTCGCCAGGTTCTTCACAGACGTTGCTTAGGATTTTTGCGTAGAGAGCATCTCACCCACATCCCTCATGGAAATGGAATGCGACAAATCGTTGTAGATGCACGTCGAGTGTCCCTCGCAGTACTAAACTAAGTTTTGGCGTCTTTAGATCTGCTCGTCTGCGTGTAGATGTCGCGAATGAAGCTGCGCACTTTTATTTATGCTTTGGTGGCTACAGTCGTAGCGTTGCTGTTGATCGGTGTTGTGGGGTTCTACTGGCTGACGGCTCAGAGTCCGTTGGGCTTGTTGAGGGGTGGTCAAGCCAGTCCTGCGGCAGCGATGTTTGTGTCGAAGCAAGCTCCGGCGATGGTGTCGCTATTGGTCAATCCCGATCGCCTCGCAGCTTTTCGGGTGGCGATCGCCCAACCCGGTGAG
It encodes:
- a CDS encoding GNAT family N-acetyltransferase; amino-acid sequence: MNSVCEDSPFLIRGARQQDLGSLAEVLTHSFHTRDGVLGLMYPLLRLGIYEDLRTRLRTQAPHYACIVAVKRSPLAESFTRVNNPVVASITEALAGTVEIGLRTQPPWHVRSQQYLYLSNLAVGKEFRRQGVAFQLLRACERIALDWGYRDLYLHVLENNQPARQLYLKAGYQIQREESGLGNWFLGQPKQLFLHKHLSGS
- a CDS encoding GspE/PulE family protein yields the protein MQTSLTAPVVLSAWKRLRNNEITCDQALKLLVNEQGLVNLYLIDREVSYRFLREFPDPSLLPPVVPLLLWRNCYYLGSPVSLPPEQIRQLSDRTFTDIKIIPIADRSYRAWYHTYNLDENRISANPLVNPLTGEVEAENIAEVTELYLSKAADQISKIKTIISGALRNRASDIHLEPTTEGLRVRYRIDGILRDITTLPLEISRRCIVALKVMSDMDIAESRRPQDARIGERYTAGQEGDLGLDMRVSTLPCMGGEKAVIRLLPRENPFTCMDELGFTPKALVTYKHWLQQPQGMVIFTGPTGSGKTSTLYTSLQAIATEYVNVVTVEDPVEYILPRITQTQVHEPAGMTFAAGLRAILRQDPDIIMVGEIRDAETAETAVRAALTGHLVLTTLHTNDAVSAIPRLKDIGPDPGLISDALLGIVAQRLVRRVCPHCAESYTPTDKDLKILQLHPKHANPTTWRKGKGCSKCFNSGYLGREAIIELLNVDDRIRQIIYEGTMTQLHRYLQESQFESFRIAAIAKVTSGITTVEEVLRVLPHSALHRRSHRPVVEEGKVVSAEVVGS